A section of the Castanea sativa cultivar Marrone di Chiusa Pesio chromosome 12, ASM4071231v1 genome encodes:
- the LOC142619760 gene encoding phosphoglucomutase, chloroplastic has protein sequence MAHSVRLNLLYSTTASRPRSSSSSSSLASNAITLFSPIPSLSLLSSLPSPKLTLRTSHFPSIKAFSTTIAEPEGIKINSIATKPIEGQKTGTSGLRKKVKVFTQENYLANWIQALFNSLPAEDYKNGLLVLGGDGRYFNREAAQIIIKIAAGNGVGKILVGKEGVLSTPAVSAVIRKRKANGGFIMSASHNPGGPEYDWGIKFNYSSGQPAPESITDKIYGNTLSISEIKVADIPDVDLSHLGVTEFRNFSVEVVDPVSDYLELLESVFDFELIKSLLSRSDFRFIFDAMHAVTGAYAKPIFVDKLGASLDSISNGVPLEDFGHGHPDPNLTYAKDLVNTMYGENGPDFGAASDGDGDRNMILGRGFFVTPSDSVAIIAANAQEAIPYFRSGIKGLARSMPTSGALDCVAEKLKLPFFEVPTGWKFFGNLMDAGKLSICGEESFGTGSDHIREKDGIWAVLAWLSIIAYRNKDKKPGEKLVSVSDVVKGYWATYGRNFFSRYDYEECESEGANKMIGYLRDLVSKSKAGEKCGSYILQFADDFMYTDPVDGSVVSKQGVRFVFTDGSRIIFRLSGTGSAGATVRVYIEQFEPDVSKHDEDAQTALKPLIDLALSVSKLKDFTGREKPTVIT, from the exons atGGCTCACTCTGTGAGACTAAACCTGCTCTATTCCACCACAGCCTCAAGACCCagatcatcatcatcgtcatcatcattggcATCAAATGCAATCACTCTCTTTTCTCCAATCCCATCTCTTTCACTCCTCTCTTCCCTACCTTCTCCAAAACTCACTCTCAGAACTTCACACTTTCCCTCCATCAAAGCCTTTTCCACTACCATTGCTGAGCCTGAAGGCATcaag ATTAATTCAATAGCAACGAAGCCGATCGAGGGGCAGAAGACTGGAACCAGTGGACTCCGGAAGAAG GTGAAAGTTTTTACGCAAGAAAATTACCTTGCCAATTGGATCCag GCATTGTTTAATTCATTGCCAGCAGAGGATTACAAGAATGGGTTATTGGTGTTAGGAGGTGATGGGCGTTATTTTAATCGAGAAGCTGCacag ATAATTATCAAAATAGCTGCAGGGAATGGTGTTGGGAAAATTTTGGTTGGCAA GGAAGGTGTTTTGTCAACACCAGCTGTTTCTGCTGTGATCCGCAAGAGAAAG GCCAATGGTGGATTTATAATGAGTGCAAGTCATAATCCTGGTGGGCCTGAATATGATTGGGGTATCAAG TTCAATTACAGCAGTGGTCAGCCTGCACCTGAATCCATCACTGACAAGATTTATGGAAACACTCTCTCT ATCAGTGAAATAAAGGTGGCAGACATTCCTGATGTTGACCTATCTCATCTTGGAGTTACTGAGTTCAGGAACTTCAGTGTTGAAGTTGTTGACCCAGTTTCTGACTATTTGGAGCTACTGGAG agtgtatttgattttgagcTTATCAAAAGTCTTTTGTCGCGATCAGATTTCAG GTTTATATTTGATGCCATGCATGCCGTTACTGGTGCTTATGCAAAACCCATCTTTGTGGACAAGCTTGGAGCCAGTCTG GATTCAATTTCAAATGGAGTGCCTTTGGAGGATTTTGGGCATGGTCATCCTGATCCCAATCTTAC ATACGCCAAGGATTTGGTCAACACAATGTATGGTGAAAACGGACCTGATTTTGGTGCTGCAAGTGATG GAGATGGTGATAGAAATATGATTTTGGGTAGAGGTTTTTTTGTTACTCCTTCGGATTCTGTCGCAATTATTGCTGCCAATGCACAAGAAGCCATTCCATATTTCCGTAGTGGCATTAAG GGTTTAGCTCGATCTATGCCAACAAGTGGTGCTCTTGATTGCGTGGCTGAAAAATTGAAGCTTCCATTCTTTGAG GTCCCCACTGGTTGGAAATTCTTTGGAAATCTTATGGATGCTGGGAAGTTGTCCATTTGTGGGGAAGAGAGTTTCGGAACAGGTTCTGATCACATTCGTGAGAAGGATGGCATATG GGCTGTCTTAGCATGGCTTTCAATTATTGCATACCGAaacaaagacaagaaaccagGGGAGAAGTTGGTTTCTGTCTCCGACGTTGTGAAGGGATATTGGGCAACATATGGAAGGAATTTCTTTTCTAGATATGACTATGAG GAATGTGAATCTGAAGGTGCCAATAAAATGATAGGATATCTTAGAGATTTAGTCTCTAAGAGTAAGGCAGGTGAAAAGTGTG GAAGCTATATCCTCCAATTTGCCGATGATTTTATGTATACAGACCCT GTCGATGGGAGCGTGGTGTCAAAGCAAGGTGTTCGGTTTGTTTTCACAGATGGATCAAGGATCATATTTCGTTTATCA GGAACTGGTTCAGCAGGTGCTACTGTTAGAGTTTACATAGAGCAGTTTGAACCCGATGTATCTAAACATGATGAAGATGCCCAAACAGCCCTAAAACCGTTAATTG ATTTGGCACTATCTGTATCAAAGTTGAAGGACTTCACAGGAAGAGAAAAACCTACTGTCATCACCTAA